The following are from one region of the Sandaracinus amylolyticus genome:
- a CDS encoding NAD-dependent epimerase/dehydratase family protein, which yields MDVLVTGGAGFVGSRLALALAAEGHRVVVADNLSGCGGWQLLGAGAVERVHADIRIADDLERLPGGAWDRVYHLAASFANARSVAYPQLDETTNVGGTANVIAHAKARGCGLFVYAGSSSSYGDVAPPFREDGPMEPGTPYARTKLAGEQLVRRSGLAHAVLRLFNVYGPGDVPDPWRNAIPNMIDALHRPDGRITLFGEGATRDFTYVDDVVRVLLDAPRAAGTTTNVATGVETSVRVVAETIARLVDASRERIVLGERRSWDRVVRRAADVTRLRETFGWVPSTPMEEGLRATVAWLRAEGLV from the coding sequence GTGGACGTGCTGGTGACCGGTGGCGCGGGGTTCGTGGGATCGCGGCTCGCGCTCGCGCTCGCCGCGGAAGGCCATCGTGTGGTCGTCGCAGACAACCTCTCGGGCTGCGGCGGCTGGCAGCTGCTCGGTGCGGGCGCCGTCGAGCGCGTGCACGCCGACATCCGCATCGCCGACGACCTCGAGCGGCTGCCCGGCGGCGCGTGGGATCGCGTCTATCACCTCGCGGCGTCGTTCGCGAACGCGCGCTCGGTCGCGTACCCCCAGCTCGACGAGACGACGAACGTGGGCGGCACCGCGAACGTCATCGCGCACGCGAAGGCGCGCGGCTGCGGGCTCTTCGTCTACGCGGGGAGCTCGTCGTCCTACGGCGACGTCGCGCCGCCGTTCCGCGAGGACGGGCCGATGGAGCCGGGCACGCCGTACGCGCGCACCAAGCTCGCGGGCGAGCAGCTGGTGCGGCGCTCCGGCCTCGCCCACGCGGTGCTGCGGCTCTTCAACGTGTACGGGCCGGGCGACGTGCCCGACCCCTGGCGCAACGCGATCCCCAACATGATCGACGCGCTGCATCGCCCGGATGGGCGCATCACGCTCTTCGGCGAGGGCGCGACGCGCGACTTCACGTACGTCGACGACGTGGTGCGCGTGCTCCTCGATGCGCCGCGCGCGGCGGGCACGACGACGAACGTCGCGACCGGGGTCGAGACCTCGGTGCGGGTGGTCGCCGAGACGATCGCGAGGCTCGTCGACGCGAGCCGCGAGCGCATCGTGCTCGGCGAGCGACGGAGCTGGGATCGGGTGGTGCGCCGCGCCGCCGACGTGACCCGGCTGCGCGAGACGTTCGGGTGGGTGCCGTCGACGCCGATGGAAGAAGGTCTGCGCGCGACCGTCGCGTGGCTGCGCGCCGAAGGGCTCGTATGA
- a CDS encoding B12-binding domain-containing radical SAM protein codes for MAFSAAMTPRLVQLRTPVRAGRVTLVRGPMQMAAGNHVTLACPPLGVASLAGALRAHDVPVTLVDAVGLDPFRVITRGGFLRVGIDDDAIAAAIPADTMLIGVSCMFSEEWPLVRATIEAIARRHPGVPIVLGGEHATALPEHALAACPHVAACALGEGEQTIIELAYAIAEGASLDTVPGLVIRAEGGPTRTTGRRRIADLTSIPRPAWDLVPMEAYLANGLGYGVDRGRSVPLLATRGCPYRCTFCSSPTMWTTKWSARSPDDVLDEMLDGVERYRARNFDFYDLTAVIRRDWILELCRKIVERGLRVTWQIPAGTRSEAIDHEVATWLRRAGCTNLAYAPESGSPAVLERVRKKISLDVMKRSMRDAVAAGLHVKANLIVGFPDETAAEAMQTVRFCRELARIGIDDVNVTPFCPYPGTEDFRALVAKGRIGPLDDAYFDALGCYSDLSASASWCEHMDERAIARFRWQAMAEFYGRSFVHRPRRVIDVARSVVTGRQETRLDKAVSDIVTRHPAGRRVVSAVRAVARRTRLASDISARDS; via the coding sequence GTGGCATTCTCGGCAGCGATGACGCCGCGGCTCGTGCAGCTACGAACACCGGTGCGCGCGGGGCGCGTGACGCTGGTGCGCGGCCCGATGCAGATGGCGGCGGGCAACCACGTGACGCTCGCGTGCCCACCGCTCGGCGTCGCGTCGCTCGCGGGAGCGCTGCGCGCGCACGACGTGCCGGTCACGCTGGTCGACGCGGTCGGGCTCGATCCCTTCCGGGTGATCACGCGCGGCGGCTTCTTGCGGGTGGGGATCGACGACGACGCGATCGCCGCCGCCATCCCCGCGGACACCATGCTGATCGGCGTGAGCTGCATGTTCTCCGAGGAGTGGCCGCTGGTGCGCGCGACGATCGAGGCGATCGCGCGGCGCCATCCCGGCGTCCCGATCGTGCTCGGCGGCGAGCACGCGACCGCGCTGCCCGAGCACGCGCTCGCAGCGTGCCCTCACGTCGCGGCGTGCGCGCTCGGCGAGGGCGAGCAGACGATCATCGAGCTCGCGTACGCGATCGCCGAGGGCGCGTCGCTCGACACCGTCCCGGGCCTCGTGATCCGCGCCGAGGGCGGGCCGACGCGCACCACCGGTCGTCGCCGCATCGCGGATCTCACGTCGATCCCGCGGCCGGCGTGGGATCTCGTGCCGATGGAGGCGTACCTCGCGAACGGGCTCGGCTACGGCGTCGATCGCGGGCGCAGCGTGCCGCTGCTCGCGACGCGCGGCTGCCCGTATCGCTGCACGTTCTGCTCGAGCCCGACCATGTGGACCACGAAGTGGTCGGCGCGCTCTCCCGACGACGTGCTCGACGAGATGCTCGACGGCGTCGAGCGCTACCGCGCGCGCAACTTCGACTTCTACGATCTGACCGCGGTCATTCGGCGCGACTGGATCCTCGAGCTCTGTCGGAAGATCGTGGAGCGGGGGCTGCGCGTGACCTGGCAGATCCCCGCAGGCACCCGCAGCGAGGCGATCGATCACGAGGTCGCGACCTGGCTGCGCCGCGCCGGCTGCACGAACCTCGCGTACGCGCCCGAGAGCGGCTCGCCCGCGGTGCTCGAGCGGGTGCGCAAGAAGATCTCGCTCGACGTGATGAAGCGCTCGATGCGCGACGCGGTCGCCGCGGGACTGCACGTGAAGGCGAACCTGATCGTCGGGTTCCCCGACGAGACCGCCGCCGAGGCGATGCAGACGGTGCGCTTCTGTCGCGAGCTCGCGCGCATCGGGATCGACGACGTGAACGTCACGCCGTTCTGTCCGTACCCCGGCACCGAGGACTTCCGCGCGCTGGTCGCGAAGGGGCGCATCGGGCCGCTCGACGATGCGTACTTCGACGCGCTCGGCTGCTACTCCGATCTCTCGGCGAGCGCGTCGTGGTGCGAGCACATGGACGAGCGCGCGATCGCGCGCTTTCGCTGGCAGGCGATGGCCGAGTTCTACGGGCGCTCGTTCGTGCACCGGCCGCGGCGGGTGATCGACGTCGCGCGCAGCGTCGTGACCGGACGACAGGAGACGCGGCTCGACAAGGCGGTGAGCGACATCGTCACGCGTCATCCCGCGGGACGGCGCGTCGTGTCGGCGGTGCGCGCGGTCGCGCGGCGCACCAGGCTCGCGAGCGACATCTCGGCGCGCGACTCGTAG
- the wecB gene encoding non-hydrolyzing UDP-N-acetylglucosamine 2-epimerase — translation MRSFLHVVGARPNFVKAAPVLGALASAGATRQHVLHTGQHYDASLSSDVARDVGLPPPDVHLGIGAGSHAKQIAAVMIGVEEACARLEPDLVIVYGDVNSTLGGALGAAKAGIAVAHVEAGLRSRDRSMPEELNRTLVDHTSEWLFATDEIAAKNLRDEGLPASRVHVVGNVMADALLAALGERAREIGEHAIVTLHRPENVESREVLTALVSAIVELGPRAIFPAHPRTRARLREAGLDVVLERAGVTLREPLRYVEMARLLDRARVVITDSGGLQDESAVLGVPCVTVRTTTERPLTVACGSNHVAGTTIDAVRAAITRALAGPMRTGAAPPLWDGRAAQRIARVLIDS, via the coding sequence GTGCGCTCGTTCCTGCACGTCGTCGGTGCGCGTCCGAACTTCGTGAAAGCGGCGCCGGTCTTGGGCGCGCTCGCGAGCGCCGGCGCGACGCGGCAGCACGTGCTGCACACCGGGCAGCACTACGACGCGAGCCTCTCGAGCGACGTCGCGCGCGACGTGGGCCTGCCGCCGCCCGACGTGCACCTCGGCATCGGCGCGGGCTCGCACGCGAAGCAGATCGCGGCGGTGATGATCGGCGTCGAGGAGGCGTGCGCGCGCCTCGAGCCCGATCTCGTCATCGTCTACGGTGACGTGAATTCGACGCTCGGTGGCGCGCTCGGCGCCGCGAAGGCGGGCATCGCGGTCGCGCACGTCGAAGCCGGGCTGCGCTCGCGCGATCGCTCGATGCCCGAGGAGCTCAACCGCACGCTGGTCGATCACACCAGCGAGTGGCTGTTCGCGACCGACGAGATCGCCGCGAAGAACCTGCGCGACGAGGGCCTCCCCGCGTCGCGCGTGCACGTCGTCGGCAACGTGATGGCGGACGCGCTGCTCGCGGCGCTCGGGGAGCGAGCGCGCGAGATCGGCGAGCACGCGATCGTCACGCTGCATCGCCCGGAGAACGTCGAGTCGCGCGAGGTCCTCACCGCGCTGGTGAGCGCGATCGTCGAGCTCGGCCCGCGGGCGATCTTCCCGGCGCATCCCCGCACCCGCGCGCGGCTGCGCGAGGCCGGGCTCGACGTCGTGCTGGAGCGCGCCGGTGTGACGCTCCGCGAGCCGTTGCGATACGTCGAGATGGCGCGCCTCCTCGATCGCGCCCGCGTCGTGATCACCGACTCCGGCGGCCTCCAGGACGAGAGCGCAGTGCTCGGCGTTCCCTGCGTGACGGTGCGAACCACGACCGAGCGACCGCTCACCGTCGCGTGCGGCTCGAACCACGTCGCGGGCACCACGATCGACGCGGTGCGCGCCGCGATCACGCGCGCGCTCGCAGGGCCGATGCGCACCGGCGCCGCGCCGCCGCTCTGGGATGGCCGCGCTGCGCAGCGAATCGCGCGCGTTCTGATCGACTCCTGA
- a CDS encoding PIG-L deacetylase family protein: MTLPRRVLFVGAHCDDVELFAGGLLARACEERCEVGVLVFSDHRGVLEGALAAQSREEMRSNLAWLSEQTGTRIVDHSGAMLAACDGSFVARRAEIYGAMERLRDGYDLVVTHAPSDTNQDHQQVAAEAQRALKAHATVLGGEFPNNDLGTFRATYYVALSPFAIDAKARMIEAYASQRRDGRPYVDGAVARALAKVRGSQIRSEAAEAFEIVGRVIAR, encoded by the coding sequence ATGACGCTGCCGCGGCGTGTGCTCTTCGTGGGCGCGCACTGCGACGACGTGGAGCTCTTCGCAGGGGGCCTGCTCGCGCGGGCGTGCGAGGAGCGGTGCGAGGTCGGCGTGCTCGTCTTCAGCGATCATCGCGGGGTGCTGGAGGGCGCGCTCGCGGCGCAGTCGCGCGAGGAGATGCGCTCGAACCTCGCGTGGCTGAGCGAGCAGACCGGGACCCGCATCGTCGATCACTCGGGCGCGATGCTCGCGGCGTGTGATGGCTCGTTCGTCGCGCGGCGTGCCGAGATCTACGGCGCGATGGAGCGGCTGCGCGATGGGTACGACCTCGTGGTCACGCACGCGCCGAGCGACACGAACCAGGATCACCAGCAGGTCGCGGCCGAGGCGCAGCGCGCGCTCAAGGCGCACGCGACGGTGCTCGGCGGCGAGTTCCCGAACAACGATCTCGGCACGTTCCGCGCGACGTACTACGTGGCGCTCTCGCCGTTCGCGATCGACGCGAAGGCGCGGATGATCGAGGCGTACGCCTCGCAGCGCCGCGATGGGCGCCCCTACGTCGACGGCGCCGTCGCGCGCGCGCTGGCGAAGGTGCGCGGATCGCAGATCCGCAGCGAGGCCGCGGAGGCGTTCGAGATCGTCGGGCGCGTGATCGCTCGCTGA
- a CDS encoding radical SAM protein, translating to MTSALAVTADSAEKVVSHEEAAHEKRNWVRLTFECNNRCVFCLDSDTHDGRMRDRDEVKQQILEGRKAGATRLILSGGEPTIHPSYVDFIKLGKLAGYTKIQTVTNGRLFQYQDFLDRCIAAGLDEITFSLHGPNARIHDALVGVKGAFEQESAGLRRAIATRDRTGRPIVNVDIVINRANVKHLKEMLDLFISWGVHEFDLLQVVPFGRAFTEGRTTLFYDLEEMQPYLREAFEYTKRPGMHIWLNRFPPPHLEGFEHLIQDPYKLNDEVRGRKEEFARLLVTGEDLDCRDKEGRCRYCYLEQLCNHLYDERDRLAADAVSRVRIDTEAERNRPVVFGGDPASAKRAIHFGGPAEGEATTEVAAEKPKRALPIVGALAAKTNAVKPRTLDERIGAASITRGWIVAPEVSRAREAIVSHPALTDVELELESIAGLLEAIEDDRLDGRRVIAVHVKDVAEAELLLASPGTFEIVVALTTHTQPWLLAMSAVPARLVLRQRTHERLTESASEDVDLPAFFATFRHDVPVIDVPACVMGRPPRAQPATLDATMLSPEGALEIFRFTRRHIESGYMTKALRCRTCVHDATCRGMHVNYVRAHGYGLMRPIVETSIAAE from the coding sequence ATGACCTCGGCTCTTGCAGTGACGGCGGACTCGGCCGAGAAGGTCGTCTCGCACGAAGAAGCGGCCCACGAGAAGCGCAACTGGGTGCGGCTCACCTTCGAGTGCAACAACCGCTGCGTCTTCTGCCTCGACTCCGACACCCACGACGGTCGCATGCGCGATCGCGACGAGGTGAAGCAGCAGATCCTCGAGGGCCGCAAGGCAGGCGCGACGCGCCTCATCCTCTCGGGCGGCGAGCCCACGATCCATCCGAGCTACGTCGACTTCATCAAGCTCGGCAAGCTCGCGGGCTACACGAAGATCCAGACCGTCACGAACGGTCGGCTCTTCCAGTACCAGGACTTCCTCGATCGCTGCATCGCCGCGGGGCTCGACGAGATCACGTTCTCGCTCCACGGCCCCAACGCGCGCATCCACGACGCGCTCGTCGGCGTGAAGGGCGCGTTCGAGCAGGAGAGCGCGGGGCTGCGCCGCGCCATCGCGACGCGGGATCGCACCGGTCGGCCGATCGTCAACGTCGACATCGTGATCAACCGCGCGAACGTGAAGCACCTCAAGGAGATGCTCGACCTCTTCATCTCGTGGGGCGTGCACGAGTTCGATCTGCTGCAAGTCGTGCCCTTCGGTCGCGCGTTCACCGAGGGGCGCACCACGCTCTTCTACGACCTCGAGGAGATGCAGCCCTACCTGCGCGAGGCCTTCGAGTACACGAAGCGCCCCGGGATGCACATCTGGCTCAATCGCTTCCCGCCGCCGCACCTCGAGGGCTTCGAGCACCTCATCCAGGACCCCTACAAGCTCAACGACGAGGTGCGCGGACGAAAGGAAGAGTTCGCGCGCCTGCTCGTGACCGGCGAGGACCTCGACTGTCGCGACAAGGAAGGTCGCTGTCGCTACTGCTATCTCGAGCAGCTCTGCAATCACCTCTACGACGAGCGTGATCGCCTGGCGGCGGACGCAGTGTCGCGGGTGCGCATCGACACCGAGGCCGAGCGCAATCGACCGGTGGTGTTCGGCGGCGATCCCGCGAGCGCGAAGCGTGCGATCCACTTCGGCGGTCCCGCCGAGGGCGAGGCCACGACGGAGGTCGCGGCCGAGAAGCCGAAGCGCGCATTGCCGATCGTCGGAGCGCTCGCCGCGAAGACGAACGCGGTGAAGCCGCGCACGCTCGACGAGCGCATCGGCGCAGCGTCGATCACCCGCGGCTGGATCGTCGCGCCCGAGGTCTCGCGGGCTCGCGAGGCGATCGTGTCGCACCCCGCGCTGACCGACGTCGAGCTCGAGCTCGAGTCGATCGCGGGCCTGCTCGAGGCGATCGAGGACGATCGTCTCGATGGACGCCGGGTGATCGCGGTGCACGTGAAGGACGTCGCCGAGGCCGAGCTGCTGCTCGCGTCGCCGGGCACCTTCGAGATCGTCGTCGCGCTCACGACCCACACCCAGCCGTGGCTGCTCGCGATGAGCGCCGTGCCCGCGCGCCTCGTGCTGCGCCAGCGCACCCACGAGCGGCTCACCGAGTCGGCGAGCGAAGACGTCGATCTGCCCGCGTTCTTCGCCACGTTCCGCCACGACGTGCCGGTGATCGACGTGCCCGCGTGCGTGATGGGCCGTCCGCCGCGCGCCCAGCCCGCGACCCTCGATGCGACGATGCTCTCGCCCGAGGGCGCGCTCGAGATCTTCCGGTTCACCCGGCGCCACATCGAGTCGGGCTACATGACGAAGGCGCTGCGCTGTCGGACCTGCGTGCACGACGCGACGTGCCGCGGGATGCACGTGAACTACGTGCGCGCCCACGGCTACGGCCTGATGCGCCCGATCGTCGAGACCAGCATCGCGGCCGAATGA
- a CDS encoding radical SAM protein, with protein sequence MSRPRTLIVHPPTTIARDFIDYPYFSDLGALQLAAVLQAAGLDAEIVDAFALPGSTLSWRADGRAHLGASVDEVLAAVRAKGAFDTIVVAYTPFHRPPHRCDVLGALLAGLDCGRIVLADCFQSGQHYVEVPGESVLASYPEVAAYVKYEAELTVPRLLESFATGVHRGESPRLDELPLPAWDRIDLASYVRFHQRVVASLGRASWAFPLEGRTIPVVTSRGCPFSCAHCSSNPERLPGEPKKQRRPSPERLTAMLRELAAKTGATRLFVLDELVNVNERHFDAFLASMRELDLRFELPNGMRADYLERRHLELIKGRVTTVSVSAESGSSRVVADVVGKQLDLHDIARVAEDAHAVGVDLLIHYMIGLPGETREEINETLAFAMDLWDRFRAFPAVQFATPLPGTKLADEVSKRGRTLPIVEDWGPVFQHGPRSEDERAGDVSLAVLREFKETFDRRLRASSGPEKLIVNLTYACNNRCTFCAVGTRTQLHGHTESQHEHLREYRARGVTMVDFDGGEPTLHPDLITTVRYARSIGYERVNVTTNGRMAFYEGFAKKLVRSGLTTLLFSVHGPDAQSHAQQVGVAEAFEQTTGGIRNCVAHAPPGVELGMNVTLTKSNTEKLEQLAQLAWDLGLRWINIQFLTPFGRATRMIAPDTQHAADVTRGVIERWRDRMKVQVINLPFCFLPGLEAHLEGDLLKLSRHMIFVNNEDVNLAQYLAERRVRKPVCEGCTRAVFCGGFYELDKVPEPPWLVSVDDLVKKKSVANDAA encoded by the coding sequence ATGTCGCGCCCCCGCACCCTGATCGTCCATCCGCCCACCACGATCGCGCGGGACTTCATCGACTATCCGTACTTCTCGGACCTCGGCGCGTTGCAGCTCGCGGCGGTCCTCCAGGCAGCAGGGCTCGACGCGGAGATCGTCGACGCGTTCGCGCTGCCGGGGAGCACGCTCTCGTGGCGCGCCGATGGTCGAGCCCACCTCGGCGCGAGCGTCGACGAGGTGCTCGCGGCGGTGCGCGCGAAGGGCGCGTTCGACACGATCGTCGTCGCCTACACGCCGTTCCACCGTCCGCCTCATCGCTGCGACGTGCTGGGCGCGTTGCTCGCGGGGCTCGACTGCGGGCGCATCGTGCTCGCGGACTGCTTCCAGTCGGGGCAGCACTACGTCGAGGTGCCGGGCGAGTCGGTGCTCGCGTCGTACCCCGAGGTCGCGGCCTACGTGAAGTACGAGGCCGAGCTCACGGTGCCGCGCCTCCTCGAGTCGTTCGCGACGGGCGTTCATCGCGGTGAGTCGCCGCGGCTCGACGAGCTGCCGCTGCCGGCCTGGGATCGCATCGATCTCGCGAGCTACGTCCGCTTCCACCAGCGCGTCGTCGCGAGCCTCGGGCGCGCGTCGTGGGCGTTCCCGCTCGAGGGGCGCACGATCCCCGTGGTCACGTCGCGCGGCTGTCCGTTCTCGTGCGCGCACTGCAGCTCGAACCCCGAGCGACTGCCCGGCGAGCCCAAGAAGCAGCGGCGTCCCTCGCCCGAGCGACTCACCGCGATGCTGCGCGAGCTCGCCGCGAAGACCGGCGCCACTCGGCTCTTCGTGCTCGACGAGCTGGTGAACGTGAACGAGCGTCACTTCGACGCGTTCCTCGCGTCGATGCGCGAGCTCGATCTGCGCTTCGAGCTGCCGAACGGGATGCGCGCCGACTACCTCGAGCGACGCCACCTCGAGCTCATCAAGGGACGCGTCACCACGGTGAGCGTCAGCGCGGAGAGCGGCTCGTCGCGGGTCGTCGCGGACGTGGTGGGCAAGCAGCTCGATCTGCACGACATCGCGCGGGTCGCCGAGGATGCGCACGCGGTCGGGGTCGATCTGCTGATCCACTACATGATCGGCCTGCCCGGCGAGACGCGCGAGGAGATCAACGAGACGCTCGCCTTCGCGATGGACCTCTGGGATCGCTTCCGCGCGTTCCCCGCGGTGCAGTTCGCGACGCCGCTGCCGGGCACCAAGCTCGCGGACGAAGTGAGCAAGCGCGGGCGCACCCTGCCGATCGTCGAGGACTGGGGCCCGGTGTTCCAGCACGGTCCGCGCAGCGAGGACGAGCGCGCCGGTGACGTCTCGCTCGCGGTGCTGCGCGAGTTCAAGGAGACCTTCGATCGCCGGCTCCGCGCGTCCAGCGGGCCCGAGAAGCTGATCGTCAACCTCACCTACGCCTGCAACAACCGCTGCACGTTCTGCGCGGTGGGCACGCGCACCCAGCTCCACGGCCACACCGAGAGCCAGCACGAGCACCTGCGCGAGTACCGCGCGCGCGGCGTGACGATGGTCGACTTCGACGGCGGCGAGCCCACGCTGCACCCCGATCTGATCACCACGGTCCGCTACGCACGATCGATCGGCTACGAGCGGGTCAACGTCACGACCAACGGGCGCATGGCGTTCTACGAGGGCTTCGCGAAGAAGCTGGTGCGCTCGGGGCTCACCACGCTGCTCTTCAGCGTGCACGGGCCCGATGCCCAGTCGCACGCGCAGCAGGTCGGCGTCGCCGAGGCGTTCGAGCAGACGACCGGTGGGATCCGCAACTGCGTCGCGCACGCGCCGCCGGGTGTCGAGCTCGGGATGAACGTGACGCTGACGAAGTCGAACACCGAGAAGCTGGAGCAGCTCGCGCAGCTCGCGTGGGACCTCGGGCTGCGGTGGATCAACATCCAGTTCCTCACGCCCTTCGGCCGCGCGACCCGGATGATCGCGCCCGACACCCAGCACGCGGCGGACGTGACGCGGGGCGTGATCGAGCGGTGGCGCGATCGCATGAAGGTGCAGGTCATCAACCTGCCGTTCTGCTTCCTGCCCGGGCTCGAGGCGCACCTCGAGGGCGACCTGCTCAAGCTCTCGCGCCACATGATCTTCGTGAACAACGAGGACGTGAACCTCGCGCAGTACCTCGCGGAGCGGCGCGTGCGGAAGCCGGTGTGCGAGGGCTGCACGCGCGCGGTCTTCTGCGGCGGGTTCTACGAGCTCGACAAGGTGCCCGAGCCGCCCTGGCTCGTGAGCGTCGACGACCTGGTGAAGAAGAAGTCGGTCGCGAACGACGCGGCGTAG
- a CDS encoding radical SAM protein, which produces MAAPVFGQWGVVGLAADVAGAVRVTLQQVRRGDRAVLRLARDADDPRARGGARTRAGILHAEEDTAGAREALEAVLAEEARWSAIITRNFPHTLLFDESMDTRRLEAALHGWSPEPGREAISASDLAASLAALLVDRRVVSGETVHRVESVVGSEQGSGLLPGAARIVLVGDGGARLSLVAAPPWSSPHAFVVAGPLALSLETHSGTVPLPAARTIGTLALVLSLAARSGLVPPAGAPQDQVDRAPRVIDGPLVLDVRSECHQQCSFCTVKLQRAPSDGGAVEVARWRETMRLAREQGIRSVQLDGIDPMSHSGILDLVRAARELGFEHLVIAGPGRVFADRRVRDDVFELGPPSTTVLVAIYGTRAETHDAVTGAPGSFEEARAAVDAVARERGRRSVFVGTVATARNVDEIGAVVLFALERTDTVWMRMPYPRDDRERHARDGFARSAVRETDVVEHFARAIVAAPPDLRRRALAVLASAISHPCVLRRAAPIAGEALVEDVVSSSRPQLHGASSKMVRGGTHLHLAEGPAIVPCRHASVCALSERCSQAQLAAYVDRFGDAELLPA; this is translated from the coding sequence GTGGCGGCGCCGGTGTTCGGGCAGTGGGGCGTGGTCGGCCTCGCGGCAGACGTCGCGGGCGCGGTGCGGGTCACGCTGCAGCAGGTGAGGCGCGGCGATCGCGCGGTGCTGCGGCTCGCGAGGGACGCGGACGATCCTCGTGCGCGCGGTGGTGCGCGGACCCGCGCCGGAATCCTGCACGCGGAGGAGGACACGGCCGGGGCGCGTGAGGCGCTCGAGGCGGTGCTCGCCGAGGAAGCGCGATGGAGCGCGATCATCACCCGCAACTTCCCGCACACGTTGCTCTTCGACGAGAGCATGGACACGCGGCGACTGGAAGCTGCGCTGCACGGCTGGTCGCCCGAGCCTGGGCGCGAGGCGATCAGCGCCTCCGATCTCGCTGCGTCGCTCGCGGCGCTCCTCGTCGATCGACGGGTCGTGTCGGGCGAGACGGTGCATCGCGTCGAGTCGGTCGTGGGGAGCGAGCAGGGATCCGGGCTCTTGCCGGGCGCTGCGCGGATCGTCCTCGTCGGCGACGGTGGCGCCCGGCTCTCGTTGGTCGCGGCACCTCCGTGGTCGAGCCCGCACGCGTTCGTGGTGGCCGGCCCGCTCGCGCTCTCGCTGGAGACGCACTCCGGAACGGTGCCGCTCCCGGCCGCGCGGACGATCGGCACGCTCGCGCTCGTCCTCTCGCTGGCGGCTCGCTCGGGCCTCGTGCCTCCGGCCGGTGCGCCGCAGGACCAGGTCGATCGGGCTCCGCGCGTGATCGACGGCCCGCTCGTGCTCGACGTGCGCTCGGAGTGTCACCAGCAGTGCTCGTTCTGCACGGTGAAGCTGCAGCGCGCGCCGTCCGACGGCGGCGCCGTGGAGGTCGCGCGGTGGCGCGAGACGATGCGCCTCGCGCGCGAGCAGGGCATCCGGTCGGTGCAGCTCGACGGGATCGATCCGATGAGCCACTCGGGCATCCTCGATCTCGTTCGAGCCGCGCGCGAGCTCGGCTTCGAGCACCTCGTGATCGCGGGGCCGGGGCGTGTGTTCGCCGATCGACGGGTGCGAGACGACGTGTTCGAGCTCGGACCGCCGAGCACGACGGTGCTCGTGGCCATCTACGGCACGCGCGCCGAGACCCACGACGCGGTCACGGGGGCGCCGGGATCGTTCGAGGAAGCACGCGCCGCGGTGGACGCGGTCGCGCGCGAGCGCGGGCGACGAAGCGTCTTCGTGGGCACGGTCGCCACTGCGAGGAACGTCGACGAGATCGGCGCCGTCGTGCTGTTCGCGCTCGAGCGAACCGACACCGTGTGGATGCGGATGCCGTACCCGCGCGACGACCGCGAGCGACACGCGCGCGATGGATTCGCGCGCAGCGCGGTGCGCGAGACCGACGTGGTGGAGCACTTCGCGCGTGCGATCGTCGCGGCACCGCCCGACCTCCGGCGTCGCGCCCTCGCCGTGCTCGCGAGCGCGATCTCGCATCCGTGTGTGCTCCGGCGCGCGGCTCCGATCGCCGGCGAGGCGCTCGTCGAGGACGTCGTCTCCTCGAGCCGGCCGCAGCTCCACGGCGCGTCGTCGAAGATGGTGCGCGGCGGGACGCACCTCCACCTCGCCGAAGGCCCGGCGATCGTGCCGTGCCGCCACGCGAGCGTGTGCGCGCTGTCCGAACGCTGCAGCCAGGCCCAGCTCGCGGCCTACGTCGATCGATTCGGCGACGCCGAGCTGCTCCCGGCGTGA